The Hippoglossus stenolepis isolate QCI-W04-F060 chromosome 11, HSTE1.2, whole genome shotgun sequence genome includes a window with the following:
- the sdhc gene encoding succinate dehydrogenase cytochrome b560 subunit, mitochondrial: MALLLRAFARPGVCLARPQYSVIYRHVAPMGTTAKEEMNKFWAKNAKLNRPMSPHLTIYQWSVPMMMSVTHRGTGVGLSGAISAFALLALVLPGQYPYYLDLIHSLSVGPFLIGLAKFGIAFPVSFHTYNGVRHLFWDVGKGFKIPEVYRTGYTVIGLSIITSIALALL, from the exons ATGGCGCTGCTGCTAAG gGCATTTGCCCGTCCGGGTGTGTGTCTCGCCAGACCACAGTACAGTGTCATCTACAGAca TGTGGCTCCAATGGGAACCACAGCGAAGGAGGAGATGAACAAGTTCTGGGCCAAAAATGCCAAATTAAATCGACCCATGTCCCCACATCTCACCATCTACCA ATGGTCCGTCCCCATGATGATGTCGGTCACGCACAGAGGAACTGGTGTGGGGCTCAGTGGAG CTATCTCAGCCTTTGCGCTGTTAGCGTTGGTTTTGCCGGGACAATACCCATACTACCTGGACTTGATCCACTCGCTGTCTGTCGGCCCCTTTCTCATTGGGTTGGCCAAGTTTGGCATCGCCTTCCCTGTGTCGTTCCACACCTATAATGGCGTCCGCCACTTG TTCTGGGACGTCGGGAAAGGCTTCAAAATCCCAGAGGTCTACCGCACCGGCTACACCGTGATTGGTCTGtccatcatcacctccatcgCCTTGGCTCTGCTCTGA